The following is a genomic window from Balneolaceae bacterium.
CCAAAAGAGATATGAGCAGCTACAACAATAGCCGTGATTAATATCGGTCCGGTGTATCGTTTTGGAAAGGAAATATTTTTGAATAAAATCTGTAACTGCTGTAACGCTCAAGGAGCCTCCGAAGCTTCTTTGATTTTATGATTCATATTTAACTCAGGATTGTTTATCGTTTGAACAATACCTGAAGGCCAGCGAATCTCCGCTTTTTCAACTTCCTGCACTTCACCGACTCCAAAATGAATCGTTTTCTGGCTTTGCGAGCTAAATGCTTCACCGGCCGTTACACTTTTCCTGGTTTTTTTCCCGTCCCAGTGTAGTATAACAATCGCCCCGACGGCACTTCTGTTGCTTTTTGTTCCTTCCAGGTCGAACCCAATCCAATTATGGCTGGGATCTGTGTAGTTTCTGTAAACTTTTACGGGTTGATCTTGATTAGCTACAATTAAATCGAGTGATCCATTTCCGAAAAAATCGGCATAAGCAACGGAACGACTGTCTGATATGAGTGCGCCACCCACGTTGTTAGCAACTTCCCGGAATCTGCCGGCACCATCATTTAACCAAATTTTATTGGCCTGGTAACCCGAAAACGTTCGGTTTTCCATATCGGGCCAGTTTTCAGCATCCATAATTATTGAACGATTCCCTCCCACTACTTTAGAATAATCGTACCAGTAGTCGGTATCGGGTTCTGCAGATACATAACCGTTGGCTACGTACAGATCGAGATTTCCATCGTTGTTAAAATCCAGGAATTGTCCGCTGTAGCCCCACTGCCCTATCTCCACACCAAGATTACTGGCTAAATTTCTGTAGGATGGAGTATTATCAGCTTCGTTGTTTCTGGGAACCCATAAATTATTTCCCTGCATCAATACGCCTGCTTCAGAAATATTCGTGATATAGATGGCGTGTTTTCCCTGGTTCAACACATCGCCAAAGGAAACGCTCATCCCGCTTTTTGGGGTAAATCCTATACCTGATTCCTCACCAACATTTGTAAACCCTTCTCCATCATTGTTGATATAGACCTCATCCACTCCGTAATCATTTGCCAAGACCAGATCCTGGTATCCAGAGTCGTTAATATCTGTGGCAGATGATGCAAGTGTCCACCGCCGGGTTTCTCGTAATCCAACGTTCTCTGCTACATCCACAAACGTGCCGTCTCCCTGGTTCTCAAAAAGGTAATTAATTCCCCCGTTTGTGGCATATTCATAACTGTCCGGCATCATCAGTGTACTTTCAAGATCAAATAGGTTTACATCCTCTTTAAAATATCCACCCAGAAAAAGATCGAGGAGGCCATCGTTGTTATAATCGAGCCATGTTGCTGTATTTGCATTTACATGTTCAGGAAAACCGGCATTAGCCACTTTTGTAAAGGATTCCCCTGCATTGTTTTTAAACAGTACAGGTTTGCCCCATCGATACAGGAAAAGATCTTCATATCCATCATTGTCAAAATCGGCCCAAACGGAACCCATCGAGGCTCCAACCTCTATTTTATTGAGATCTGCAACACCAAGTTCTCCTGCTACATCGATAAATGTACCGTTGCCAAAGTTTTTGTAGAGCGCGTTCTGAGTTCCAAATTCACTGTTAGTCAGGTAGAAATCGTAGAGTCCGTCTTCATTAAAATCAACAACAGATACAGAGGCTCCTACAGAAGCAATCTGAGGTGCAATGTGACTGAGTTTTTCATCTACAACGGGTCGTTGATGCACAAAATCAATACCCAGATCATCAGTTACATCATCCAGGAAAAAACCGTATCTCTCGATTATTTCAGAACGATTTTCGAACTTCTCTGAATTGATAAACTCATCGTACTTTTTCATTCCGAATGGAATCGACACGAGCATCAGGAATAACAGTACAACGACTGTTTTTTTAAGGTGTTCTTTCTTCATACCAACTGATTTATTTAAACATCAATTCAAGGACCCATATTTGTTAAGCCATCAACATCGGCTGTCGAGTCCATCTCGCCTGTCCCGAACCATCGGGAGCTGCCGAATTTTACAAGCTCACGAACCAGTACGATTCGGCAGACGAAAAAACCAATCGTCAGCCGAATTGAGGCATCAATACAATATAAAAATTTGCCCTTCCAACTTCTTCTATTCATCAAAGAGTAATGCCGACCTGAAGGAACGGGGAGTTATATAGCGTGTATGATAATTGACCCAGTCTTCTTTATGTTTTTGATAAACAGGATCATCCCATAAAATGCCGCCGTTGCCATAATCATAATCGGCCTGACCATGATAGGGTAATGGTAAAACTGTTGCCGAGGCCTCTGTATTATAATCTCCATCTTTTTCCCAACCATCAGACACAAATACAAAGCTTCGCTGATAACCTTTTTTAGGAGATTCTGGAGCTTTGAATTCGAGTTCAATTTCATCACCCGCATTCATAATAACATATCGGTCATCCACCTCTGCCAGTAATTCGCTCACATCACCAAATCGTGTATGGAAGCCCTCCAGATCTCTCCAACGTTGCGTTGTGCTGGAAATTTCGTTGTAATCTGCAAGCATGGGGGACGTTGAATCGGCTCGCGACCATTTTGAAAATCCCCGATACTGCAATTCCATTTTCAAAGGTTCAAGAGCAGTTTCTTCAATTTCTGATTGATCCAGTTTTTGAGCCTGGAAAATACCGTCCCAGTAAATTTCTGAAGTGGTTGTCAATCGTATTTTCCGATCACTTTGATTAGAAAATACACCTTCCAGATCGAGTAAAATAGTCTTCGATTTTCCAGCCGGAATTCCATAATTCTCATGCAACAGTTTCCACTCGCCCGATTTATTCAAATACTCAACCTGTAACCCTTTTGGAGCCTCTATACTGCCCTGGCTCAATGCCAAATTGATGGAGCTGTCGGTTGGGCGTAACCACCCATTTAGGACTAACAAATCAGCGTCTTGTTCACTCAAAGAGATCTCAATAGAATGCTCTTGAGCCAAGCCCTGGTACTTGGTTTTTTCGAATGGCTGAATGTAATTTTTGTCAATGGCTGATGTTTCTTCAGTCAAATTATTTCCATTCTCATCCATAACATTTTCCACCGGCTCAAGGCTGCTCATTAATTTTGTTGACAGATCCGGTGCGGGAAATACAAATCGTTCATCAACAAAAATCTCAGTGTTTTCGGGATGATCGACTGCCATCAGGCGAACATGATCAAAGAAATGAGATTCCCAAAGCTCGGCCGTAATTCTGAGTTTATATACACCATTATCAGCTTGGATCATCTCCGACGGAATCTTCACACGATCCAGCGTTTGAACCACACCCGCCGTCTCCTGGGCGTTGATTCGAAGCCCTAATGGTGATCTCCATAAAATATCGGTGACAAACTGCATCTCTTCCCCATCGTGCGAAAACAACCAGGGGCATGACCCTTTCAGGATCTGTTCGTTAAAAATAGTTGATCCCATTCCCAACTCAGCAAATTCTGCTTGTACTGACCCGTTCGGCCAGATGATTCTCAACATCTGAGCCTCCTCATATTCCCCCAAACCAAAATGTACAATGGGTGATGAAATCAGCTGTTTTTGATAGAGCAGGCCGGAACGGACTTCCATCTCGCCACCAATTCCGAATGAATTGATTCGCTGATCGCCGGTTGTGCCTGAAGCTTGTGCACGAATGGATCGGGCAAAATATTCTTTGGTTGTCTCAGTCTTCAGATAATATGGTGTCCCATCTTCAGCAATCCCGAGCAGATCCAGTTTTTCATCTCCTTCTACATCAAACACAGAGTAAATTTTGCCGGGCAGATCTTTTTCCAGTTTTACAGGATTCCGCTGCTCATCGCCCAGCCAAACATGAGTTTGTTCGTCTGTTGAAAGAACCAGGTCGATTGATCCGTTATTATCCAGATCGGCAGTAAACAGGTTAGGCGATGTAAGATTGGCAAGTCCACTTTCAAAATAATTGATGGATTGCCACTCACCGGTTTCATACGAAAAGTTGAACGTTGAGAAATTTCCACTTTCATCCACAGAAATAATCTCAAACCGGGCATTTGCATCCATATCAGCTACGGCAATGGCAGATTGATTTTCGGCTAACTGAGTGCCCTCATCAAACTCCCCACCTCTTTGATTTGCATAGATTATAACAGCCCCCTCCTCATTCAAAACAGTCGCTTCCGGGGTTCCCTCTCCATCCAAATCAGCCCAAAGAAATTCTTTAATACTCTGATTTTCACTGAATGGAACTATTTGACTGAATGTGCCATCCCCATTATTTCGAAGCACAAACGATGAACCATTTGTTGAAGAGAGAAGCAGATCCAGGTCGCCATCCAGCTCTACATCAAATGACCAAACGCCGGTATAACTTCCATCGGTTATATTTTCCGTTAGCCCGAGTGTTGAAGTGACATCAGAAAATGTTTGATCTTCGTTTAATTGATAAAGCCTAAAACCATTTGATCCTACAGCTGCCAGATCATTTCTAAAATCATAGTTAAAATCGATCTCCTGAACGGCATTTCCTGATAGTTTTGAAACAGTTTCGCCCGGAAACTCCAGTTCAGTTTGTTCATTAATCACAACAGATCCATCGGCAACCGTAATTGGGAACGGCGGAGAATCACCCGACAGTGTGACTCCCTTCACCCAGACCGCTTCAGCGGGTGGAACATCCAGGGGCTGACGGGTTAACTGCATGTCAATATCCGGGGGTGCTGCTTTAACATCAGGCTGATCAAGATTGATAAATTCTGTAATTAAAAAACCTACCTGAGTCGGAGAAAGACGAACTTCGGAAAGGTCTGCCTGGAAACGAGGCTGTGATTCCAAACCGCTTCGGAGAAAAGAGAGCTCAAGTGAAAGATCTGAAAAATTTTGTTGTTCCAGCATCTCAAATACCAAATCTAACTGCTCCCGGTTTTGCTCATTCCAATTGTCTGACAGATCTCTCAATCGGTTTAAATATTCCTCAGCTTGATCCGCATTCTCTTCCCGGATAGCAATTCGGACCAGTTCCAGCAATACCACTTGATTGTTCTTGTTCTTTTCAAGGAGTGAGCGAAGAGTTTCCTTGATCTCTTCAGCATTTCCGGTGGGATTTTCACGCTCTAACTCCTGGGCAAGAGCATATAAAATTCTTGGGTTATCTGATTGCTCAGATGCCTGACGAAAATAGTCAATTGCTTCAGTAGTATTCCCCTGCCTGCTGGCAATCAAACCTGCCAAATGTAACACTTGAGGATGATTCGGGCTCCGTTCTAATGCCTGTCCAATCCGTTCGTTGGCAAGATTAAAGTTCCCCTGTCGCATTGCAAAAACAGCCAGGTTCGCCCATGCAGCCGTCTCTTCCGGGAAAGCCTGTGCTACATCATTCATTTTATTGAATGCAAACCGTGTTTGATCGGTTTCACTCGCCCCCAGGCTCATATAGAAATCTGCCACCGCCTGGTCATACGATGAGGTGGAATCTTGTGCAGTTTCTTCCGGTTGCCCACATGAGATAAATCCAACGAGCGACATGATGAGCAGAAATACCTTCCAATTTGTTCTGTAGAGTAATGTAGACATGATAAAAAATTATATGTGTCTCCCCTCTTGAGAGGGGAAAGTGAAATGAGCGTTTGCCAAAGGCACCCTTCAGGGTAGCGAATGAACTCGGGGTGTGTTTCTTAGATCAATCGAACACAGTTAACACACCTCTGATGACTACGCTAAACGCTTCGTCATCGGTCTCCTCTCAAGAGGAGAGGTCATCTCATTTATTCAAAAAATTACTTCGCATAGATTCACTTTAAAAATACAATTCTGATCAACAAAACGATTCATTTATTTTGAGTGTGGTGACGGAAAATTAATGGAGTGTCATCATTTCTTGCAACAAACAGGTACCCGGAGTTATTGTTGATCTCTATCGATTCAATGGCTCGAACCTGACCTTCTACAAAAAGACCTGAATTGCCTGAGTCGAGAACTTTAAAATTCCCATCACCGTTGCCGATCAACACAACTCCGTAACCGGCATCTTGTCTTCCGCCCATGCTTGGTTTTACATCAAAAAGATTTCCACCAAGTATCAGGTCCAGATTACCATCTGAGTTCAGATCCATAGAGTGAATGGCCATCACGGGAAAAAGCTGGGCTTCAAATGGCAGTGGCTGAATCGAGAATCCATCTTCTCCTTCATTCATCAAAACTAACGATCGAAGTTCATTGACCTCTTTTTGAAGAGCACTGTCCAGCTTTGTGGCTGTAAATAACTCCTCAATGTTTTTGGTAGCATAATCGCGGTAACTTTGAATTTTTTCCTGAACCACGGGCATTTGCGCCAGAATTTCATCCAGTTGTTCGAAAGGCCGATCTTCGCCATCAGGATTGTAGGCAATTATCGGAGCCGTTTGACCATTCTCGTTAAAATCATTCACAAACAACTTCAGTGGCGATTCTTCAGAGGCCTGAAGTCTGCTGTTCGTGCCAAAATTACCAAGAATAATATCCTCTCTCCCGTTTCCGTCCAAATCTGCAACATGCATCGACTGCCACAAACCATTTAGATTATTAATACCAAGCTCTTCCGATCGGTCGATTAAGGTTCCATCCTGATTTTCAAAATAATGCACATTCATCCATTCACCGGCGACAACTAAACCAGGCACAGAGTCATTCGGGGATTGAATCCACGATGCAGTTGTTACATTGCCAATAACTTCAAGATCCGGAGCTATATCTGAAATTACATTTCTGAACACCCCTTTTCCATTATTCTGAAGAAGTACATTTTGTGGCCCTACTCCATATCTCCATGGAACTGAATGGCCGCCAACAAACAGATCGGTATGACCGTCACTGTTAAAATCGGCAGCTTTTACAATAGAACCGTTAATGGACAGTTCGGGAATGCTGTTCAAAGATTTTCGAAACTCTC
Proteins encoded in this region:
- a CDS encoding CRTAC1 family protein is translated as MKKEHLKKTVVVLLFLMLVSIPFGMKKYDEFINSEKFENRSEIIERYGFFLDDVTDDLGIDFVHQRPVVDEKLSHIAPQIASVGASVSVVDFNEDGLYDFYLTNSEFGTQNALYKNFGNGTFIDVAGELGVADLNKIEVGASMGSVWADFDNDGYEDLFLYRWGKPVLFKNNAGESFTKVANAGFPEHVNANTATWLDYNNDGLLDLFLGGYFKEDVNLFDLESTLMMPDSYEYATNGGINYLFENQGDGTFVDVAENVGLRETRRWTLASSATDINDSGYQDLVLANDYGVDEVYINNDGEGFTNVGEESGIGFTPKSGMSVSFGDVLNQGKHAIYITNISEAGVLMQGNNLWVPRNNEADNTPSYRNLASNLGVEIGQWGYSGQFLDFNNDGNLDLYVANGYVSAEPDTDYWYDYSKVVGGNRSIIMDAENWPDMENRTFSGYQANKIWLNDGAGRFREVANNVGGALISDSRSVAYADFFGNGSLDLIVANQDQPVKVYRNYTDPSHNWIGFDLEGTKSNRSAVGAIVILHWDGKKTRKSVTAGEAFSSQSQKTIHFGVGEVQEVEKAEIRWPSGIVQTINNPELNMNHKIKEASEAP
- a CDS encoding FG-GAP-like repeat-containing protein; the protein is MSTLLYRTNWKVFLLIMSLVGFISCGQPEETAQDSTSSYDQAVADFYMSLGASETDQTRFAFNKMNDVAQAFPEETAAWANLAVFAMRQGNFNLANERIGQALERSPNHPQVLHLAGLIASRQGNTTEAIDYFRQASEQSDNPRILYALAQELERENPTGNAEEIKETLRSLLEKNKNNQVVLLELVRIAIREENADQAEEYLNRLRDLSDNWNEQNREQLDLVFEMLEQQNFSDLSLELSFLRSGLESQPRFQADLSEVRLSPTQVGFLITEFINLDQPDVKAAPPDIDMQLTRQPLDVPPAEAVWVKGVTLSGDSPPFPITVADGSVVINEQTELEFPGETVSKLSGNAVQEIDFNYDFRNDLAAVGSNGFRLYQLNEDQTFSDVTSTLGLTENITDGSYTGVWSFDVELDGDLDLLLSSTNGSSFVLRNNGDGTFSQIVPFSENQSIKEFLWADLDGEGTPEATVLNEEGAVIIYANQRGGEFDEGTQLAENQSAIAVADMDANARFEIISVDESGNFSTFNFSYETGEWQSINYFESGLANLTSPNLFTADLDNNGSIDLVLSTDEQTHVWLGDEQRNPVKLEKDLPGKIYSVFDVEGDEKLDLLGIAEDGTPYYLKTETTKEYFARSIRAQASGTTGDQRINSFGIGGEMEVRSGLLYQKQLISSPIVHFGLGEYEEAQMLRIIWPNGSVQAEFAELGMGSTIFNEQILKGSCPWLFSHDGEEMQFVTDILWRSPLGLRINAQETAGVVQTLDRVKIPSEMIQADNGVYKLRITAELWESHFFDHVRLMAVDHPENTEIFVDERFVFPAPDLSTKLMSSLEPVENVMDENGNNLTEETSAIDKNYIQPFEKTKYQGLAQEHSIEISLSEQDADLLVLNGWLRPTDSSINLALSQGSIEAPKGLQVEYLNKSGEWKLLHENYGIPAGKSKTILLDLEGVFSNQSDRKIRLTTTSEIYWDGIFQAQKLDQSEIEETALEPLKMELQYRGFSKWSRADSTSPMLADYNEISSTTQRWRDLEGFHTRFGDVSELLAEVDDRYVIMNAGDEIELEFKAPESPKKGYQRSFVFVSDGWEKDGDYNTEASATVLPLPYHGQADYDYGNGGILWDDPVYQKHKEDWVNYHTRYITPRSFRSALLFDE